The genomic segment GGCGGGGGTGGCCCGGGTGCGCAAACGCACGAAGATGGCCATCGTGTGCCCGTCGACAACCGCCACGCGGTGAACGGAGGACGAGACCGGAAACGGGGCGGGAGAGAAGGCCCCCTGGGCAAAACCGCCCAGGATCTTCTGGGGTTCGCTCTCGATCTTCTCCTCTTCGCCGCCGCCGATGAAGGGGAGGACGTTGTCCTCGATGTCCAGGGAGGCGACGCCCGGATAGCCCGCTCCGGAGAGGGCTTGGAGGGTGACTACGACCACCGACTCCAGGCCGAAGGCCCGATGGAGGGGGGCGAGGGCCAAGACCAGGCCGACCACGCTGCAGTTGGGGTTGGTGAGGATGTATCCGCCACCCGTGCGCCGGCGCTGCCCCTCCAGGGCCGCCAGGTGGTCGGCGTTGATCTCAGGGACGAGGAGCGGCACGTCTGGATCCATGCGGTGGTTCCGGGAGTTGGTAACCACGGCGTGGCCCTTGGCGGCCAACGCGGCCTCCGCCTCGCCCGCCACGGAGGAATCCAGGCCCGAGAAGAGGAGGGGGGAGCGAAAGGGGGAGTCGAGCGAGGAGACGACGCGCTCGCTCACGCTCGGGGGCACGGATCCGGGCAAGCGCCAGGTGCAGGCCTCGCCGTAGGGCTTGCCCGCGGAGCGGTCGGAGGCAGCGAGCTCGGCCACCTCGAACCAGGGATGATCGGCCAGGAGCTGGATGAATCGCTGTCCGACGGCGCCGGTGGCGCCCAGGACGGCGACCGGGGTCTTGGGCATGCAACAAGTGTAGTGCATCCCTCCCGGCAGTAGAATCGGACGCGGGAGGTAGGGGGATGGTCCTCATCGACCGGCGGGCCCAGGAGAATCGGGAGGAGGAGCAGCTCGCGCCTTACGGGATGCGGAGCGCGCGCAGCCGCGGGCGCCGATATCCCGAGGAGGAGCACCCCCTGCGCACCTGCTTCCAGCGCGACCGTGACCGGGTGATCCACAGCTCGTCTTTCCGTCGCCTGGAGTACAAGACCCAGGTCTTCGTCAACCACGAGGGGGACAACTACCGGACTCGGTTGACCCACAGCCTGGAAGGGGCCCAGATCGGCCGCACGGTGGCCCGGGCCCTGGCCCTGAACGAGGAACTGACAGAGTGCCTGGTTCTGGGGCATGACCTCGGCCACACGCCCTTCGGCCACTCGGGCGAGCGGGTGATGGACGAGCTGATGAAGGACCACGGCGGCTTTGAGCACAACCGGCAGACCCTGCGCATCTTGGAGGTGCTGGAGCAACGCGACCCGCGCTTCCCGGGTCTCAACCTGACGTGGGAGGTGCGGGAGGGGATCATCAAGCACCAGCCGGAGAGCGACGCCAGCGCGCCCGCGGAGTACGCGCCCGGGGAAGCTCCCACCCTGGAGGCCCAGCTCGTGGATTTCGTGGATGAGATCGCCTACAACAATCACGACGTCGACGACGGCCTGAGCTCCGGCATGTTCACACTGGACCAGATCCGCTGCGTGGACCTTTTTCGGGAGGCCCACGACGCAGCCCTGACCCAGGGGATCGAGGACGAGCGCATCCTCCGCCATCAGGTGGTGCGCCGGATCATCAACCGCTGTACGGAAGAGCTTCTATCCGCCTCCTTGCGTAACCTGGAGGAGGCGCAGATCCAGTCGCTCGACGACGTGAGGCATGTCGGGCGGCGGTTGATTTCATACTCGGCGGCAATGGCGGCCCGAGTGCGGGAGCTGAAGGATTTCCTGCTCAAGAACATGTACCGCCACTACCGCGTGGTTCGAATGGGGGACAAAGCGGGGCGGATCCTGCGCGCCCTCTTCCAGTCCTTCGTGAGCGAACCGCGGCAGCTGCCCCCGCGCTACCACGAACAGATCGAGCGAGAGGGCGCTCACCGGGTGGTCTGCGACTACATCGCGGGCATGACCGACCGCTTCGCGGTCGACGAGCATCAGAAGCTGTTCGATCCTCTGGTCCGGGTCTGAGGCCCTCGGCCGTACGCGAACCTCATCGCCCCGGGCGGCTTCAGACGCTTGGGAAAGAGATTGGCCCGGCCTTCAGAGCCGGAGGTTGTCGATGAGGCGGGTGGGCCCGAAGAAAACGGCCATGGAAATGAGCAGGGGTGGGTGGGCGTGGTCCCGCTCCTGCAGGGTGTCGGGGTCGGCCACGCTGACATAGTCGACACGCGCCAGGGGCTCGCGGGCGAGCATGTCCGTCATGGCGCGGCGCAGGCCCTCGGCGTCGCGCTCGCCCGCGGCCCAGCGATCGCGGGCCGCGCACAGCGCCCGGAAGAGAACGGGGGCGGCGCGCCGTTCCTCGGCGGATAGGTAGCTGTTTCGGCTGCTCAAGGCCACCCCGTCGGGCTCGCGGACGATGGGGCAGCCGCAGACCTCCACCGGCAAGTCTAGGTCCCGCACCATGTGGCGAATCACGGCGAGCTGCTGAGCGTCCTTCTCCCCAAAATACGCGCGGTCCGGCCGGAAGAGGTGGAAGAGCTTGAGGACCACGGTGGCCACGGCCCGAAAGTGGCCGGGTCGGCGCGCCCCCTCCAAGGGAGCGGCGATGCGTCCCACGTCCACGGTGGTCTCGAAGCCGGGGGGATACATCTCCTGGACGGAGGGAGCGAACAGGACATCGCAGCCCGCCTCCTCGAGCAGGCGCTGGTCGCGGGGCAAATCGCGCGGGTAGCGGCCCAAGTCCTCCTGGGGGCCGAACTGGGCGGGGTTGACGAACAGGCTTGCCGCCACCCGGTCGTTCTCCCTGCGGGCCCGGTCGAGGAGGGAACGGTGGCCCGCGTGGAGGTAGCCCATGGTGGGGACGAGGCCGAGGGGGGCCCCGCTCTGGCCCCGCCACTCCCGCAGCGCGGGAATGGCGGTGAGGGTCTTCACACGCCCGCGCTGGGCGCGGGAGGAGGCAGGGGGCGTCCCTCCCGCTCCCGCACCCGACGCCAGAGATACTCGTTGACGGGGGTGGGCACGCCAACCGCCTGCGCCTCCGCGATGACGGCGCCGTTCAGGGCGTCGATCTCCGTCTGCGCT from the Vicinamibacteria bacterium genome contains:
- the asd gene encoding aspartate-semialdehyde dehydrogenase gives rise to the protein MPKTPVAVLGATGAVGQRFIQLLADHPWFEVAELAASDRSAGKPYGEACTWRLPGSVPPSVSERVVSSLDSPFRSPLLFSGLDSSVAGEAEAALAAKGHAVVTNSRNHRMDPDVPLLVPEINADHLAALEGQRRRTGGGYILTNPNCSVVGLVLALAPLHRAFGLESVVVVTLQALSGAGYPGVASLDIEDNVLPFIGGGEEEKIESEPQKILGGFAQGAFSPAPFPVSSSVHRVAVVDGHTMAIFVRLRTRATPAQASRVLADFRGEPQERRLPSAPRQPIHVLTEPDRPQPRRDRDREGGMAVSVGRIREDKVFDLRLEALVHNTIRGAAGAAILNAELLQARGLLP
- a CDS encoding deoxyguanosinetriphosphate triphosphohydrolase, encoding MVLIDRRAQENREEEQLAPYGMRSARSRGRRYPEEEHPLRTCFQRDRDRVIHSSSFRRLEYKTQVFVNHEGDNYRTRLTHSLEGAQIGRTVARALALNEELTECLVLGHDLGHTPFGHSGERVMDELMKDHGGFEHNRQTLRILEVLEQRDPRFPGLNLTWEVREGIIKHQPESDASAPAEYAPGEAPTLEAQLVDFVDEIAYNNHDVDDGLSSGMFTLDQIRCVDLFREAHDAALTQGIEDERILRHQVVRRIINRCTEELLSASLRNLEEAQIQSLDDVRHVGRRLISYSAAMAARVRELKDFLLKNMYRHYRVVRMGDKAGRILRALFQSFVSEPRQLPPRYHEQIEREGAHRVVCDYIAGMTDRFAVDEHQKLFDPLVRV
- the panC gene encoding pantoate--beta-alanine ligase; protein product: MPALREWRGQSGAPLGLVPTMGYLHAGHRSLLDRARRENDRVAASLFVNPAQFGPQEDLGRYPRDLPRDQRLLEEAGCDVLFAPSVQEMYPPGFETTVDVGRIAAPLEGARRPGHFRAVATVVLKLFHLFRPDRAYFGEKDAQQLAVIRHMVRDLDLPVEVCGCPIVREPDGVALSSRNSYLSAEERRAAPVLFRALCAARDRWAAGERDAEGLRRAMTDMLAREPLARVDYVSVADPDTLQERDHAHPPLLISMAVFFGPTRLIDNLRL